The sequence CAAAAGTTTATGTTAGATTCTCACAAATTACATTATCACTTTGAGCGCGTGGCAGAATACGCTTTGAGGGGTGATTGCTACCCTATTTATATGGAAGTTTCTCCCGTTGGACTATGCAATCATCGCTGCGTATTTTGCGCGTATGATTATATTAATTATCCTAACAGAAAGCTTGATACGCAGCGATTTTTAAGCTTTCTTGATGAGGCTTGCGGCTTGGGGGTGAAAAGCATACTTTATGCAGGGGAGGGCGAGCCGCTTTTGCACCCTGATATTGGGCAATTTGTGCAGCATACAAAGGAGCTTGGCATTGATGCGGGCATGTTTAGTAATGGAGAGATGTTAAGCGAGAAAAAGGCTCAAGCGGTGTTGCCTTACCTTAAATTTTTGCGCTTTAGTTTCAATGGCGGTAATGGCGAGACTTACGCCAAGATACACAAACCAACTGCCGGGGGGGGGGCAATCTAATGGCTAAAGTCGTGCGCAATATCACTTACGCCACAAAATTGAGAAAAGAGGAAGGCTTGGAGCTTGATTTGGGTGCGCAATTTGTGCTTTTGAATGAGAATAAAGATTCCTTGCTGGAGGGTGTCGCCACGCTTAAGGGCTGCGGCGTGGATTTTATATCCATTAAGCCTTTTGTATTTCAAAATCAGCAGCAAAAGTATCGCCAAAATGAGGCTCTAGCAGATTTAGATAGCCTTATAAAGCAGGCAAAATCTTATGAGGATAGTCATTTTAAGGTTATTGCGCGTGAAAATGCCTTTCGCAATACGCAAGAAGAGCGGCACTATAAGCATTGTCGCGGGTGTAGCTTTATCACCACGCTTAATTCTGCGGGCGATATGGCAACTTGCCTCCCTTACTGGGATAGACAAGAATTTGTGTATGGAAATATTTATGAGCAGGATTTTTATGCCATTTGGAATGGTGAGAAGCGCGCACAGATTAAGGCTTTTTTAGAATCTAGCCTAGATGTGAGCAAATGCCCTAAAAACTGCCGCCCAAATGCGATTAATGAGTTTTTAGAAGACATCTTAGAAGCGAAGGTAAAGCATGTTAATTTCATTTAAGATTTTAAAGGAGGGAGTATGAATGAGTTTTTAAGATTCTATGGTGAGCATCATATATCGCCTGTTTCGCAGGATATTAGTGATTTTAGCGCGCATTTACAAAGGCGCAAAAGGCTCTATGAGCTTGTGGGCATCCACCCTTTTGCGTTTAGAAATGCTAGCATACTTGAGGTTGGCGCAGGGAGCGGATAT is a genomic window of Helicobacter jaachi containing:
- a CDS encoding radical SAM protein, whose translation is MSQKFMLDSHKLHYHFERVAEYALRGDCYPIYMEVSPVGLCNHRCVFCAYDYINYPNRKLDTQRFLSFLDEACGLGVKSILYAGEGEPLLHPDIGQFVQHTKELGIDAGMFSNGEMLSEKKAQAVLPYLKFLRFSFNGGNGETYAKIHKPTAGGGAI
- a CDS encoding SPASM domain-containing protein encodes the protein MAKVVRNITYATKLRKEEGLELDLGAQFVLLNENKDSLLEGVATLKGCGVDFISIKPFVFQNQQQKYRQNEALADLDSLIKQAKSYEDSHFKVIARENAFRNTQEERHYKHCRGCSFITTLNSAGDMATCLPYWDRQEFVYGNIYEQDFYAIWNGEKRAQIKAFLESSLDVSKCPKNCRPNAINEFLEDILEAKVKHVNFI